In a single window of the Bufo bufo chromosome 5, aBufBuf1.1, whole genome shotgun sequence genome:
- the LOC121000595 gene encoding metalloreductase STEAP4-like yields the protein MGTKVLIPLCSDFTEKRDSVCIFGTGDFGRSLGSKLLQSGYSVIFGSRNPGDASLLPRAAEVLGHTEAAQKSSVIIVAVQRDHYGFLEELKDVLQGKILVDVSNNVKVNQYPDSNAEHLAQIVPTATVVKAFNTVSAWALQSGGLDANRQVFVCSDDNKAKQQIMDIVRAIGLTPQDKGSLVAAKEIEDYPLQLYPMWRLPMYMCAGLTVLVFLYCVVNDIVYNAEKKIDVSFLLMITIPNRIFPVVSLMLLGLCYLPGVFAAIIQLYRGTKYSRFPNWLDRWMLCRKQLGLVALSYAFLHAIYTLVIPIRYSVRHRGDMSIISQIKLNKTRILEKPLIWRSDTYLALGILGFFFYIVLGITSLPSVSNAVNWREFRFVQSKLGYLTLLLCTGHAMVYGWDRFLILTRYRWYMPPVYMLSLVIPCTVLVLKLLLIIPCIDSRITKIRQGWERSSSSKKSEAKLKSCSVAF from the exons ATGGGGACCAAGGTCCTGATACCGCTGTGCTCAGACTTCACCGAGAAGCGCGACAGCGTATGCATTTTCGGAACAGGGGATTTTGGTCGATCACTTGGATCCAAACTGCTGCAGAGCGGATATTCCGTGATATTTGGCAGTCGTAATCCTGGAGACGCCAGCTTACTGCCCAGGGCAGCCGAGGTGCTCGGTCATACAGAAGCAGCCCAAAAATCTTCAGTCATCATTGTGGCGGTGCAAAGGGACCATTATGGTTTTCTGGAGGAGCTCAAAGATGTCCTGCAGGGGAAAATACTGGTGGACGTCAGCAATAATGTCAAAGTAAACCAGTACCCTGATTCTAATGCTGAGCACCTCGCCCAGATTGTACCCACCGCCACGGTTGTCAAAGCATTCAACACAGTTTCCGCATGGGCCCTGCAGTCTGGAGGTCTGGACGCCAACAGACAG GTCTTTGTATGTTCAGATGACAATAAGGCCAAGCAACAGATCATGGACATTGTCCGCGCTATTGGGTTGACGCCGCAGGACAAAGGATCTCTAGTCGCGGCCAAGGAAATAGAAGACTATCCGTTGCAGCTCTATCCGATGTGGAGGCTCCCCATGTACATGTGCGCAGGGCTGACCGTGCTGGTGTTTCTGTACTGTGTCGTAAATGACATTGTCTACAACGCGGAAAAAAAAATTGACGTCTCCTTTCTATTGATGATCACCATCCCGAACAGGATCTTCCCCGTCGTCTCGCTGATGCTACTGGGCTTGTGTTATCTTCCAGGGGTGTTTGCTGCCATCATTCAGCTCTACAGAGGAACCAAGTACAGCCGCTTTCCAAACTGGCTCGACCGATGGATGTTATGTCGTAAGCAGCTGGGGCTGGTGGCATTGTCCTACGCGTTCCTCCATGCCATTTACACCCTTGTGATTCCGATCCGGTACAGCGTCAGGCACAGGGGAGATATGAGTATAATCAGCCAG ATAAAATTGAATAAAACCAGAATTTTAGAGAAACCCCTGATTTGGAGAAGTGATACCTATTTAGCACTAGGAATCTTGGGATTTTTCTTCTACATAGTTCTGGGAATAACATCGCTACCATCCGTCAGCAATGCAGTCAACTGGAGAGAATTCCGGTTTGTTCAG tcgaAGCTTGGATATCTGACCCTACTGCTGTGCACTGGACATGCGATGGTCTATGGCTGGGACAGGTTCCTCATACTTACTAGATACAGATGGTATATGCCTCCTGTGTACATGCTCTCGCTTGTCATCCCATGCACTGTTCTTGTACTCAAGCTCCTTCTTATAATTCCGTGCATTGATAGCAGAATAACTAAAATACGTCAAGGATGGGAGAGATCTTCTTCAAGCAAAAAATCTGAAGCAAAGTTAAAATCTTGCAGCGTTGCTTTTTAG